A genomic stretch from Mya arenaria isolate MELC-2E11 chromosome 10, ASM2691426v1 includes:
- the LOC128204722 gene encoding pre-mRNA-splicing factor 38B-like, with protein sequence MPLKREDSGSATENTAEHATENTTDHATENTSEHATENKTEHATNNTTKQATENSGTRDRKHSGTCDRKQSVTGDREHSGTRDRKQRNTRQKTQRNMRQKTKCNRRQRTQRNTRQKTQRNTRQITKCNKRQRTQRNTRQKTQRNTRQITKCDKRQRTQRNTRQKTQRNTRQKTQRNMRQNS encoded by the exons ATGCCG TTGAAGAGAGAAGACAGCGGAAGCGCGACAGAGAACACAGCGGAACACGCCACAGAGAACACAACAGATCACGCGACAGAAAACACATCGGAACACGCGACAGAAAACAAAACGGAACACGCGACAAATAACACAACGAAACAAGCGACAGAGAACAGCGGAACACGCGACAGAAAACACAGCGGAACATGCGACAGAAAACAAAGTGTAACAGGCGACAGAGAACACAGCGGAACACGCGACAGAAAACAGCGGAACACGCGACAGAAAACACAGCGGAACATGCGACAGAAAACAAAGTGTAACAGGCGACAGAGAACACAGCGGAACACGCGACAGAAAACACAGCGGAACACGCGACAGATAACAAAGTGTAACAAGCGACAGAGAACACAGCGGAACACGCGACAGAAAACACAGCGGAACACGCGACAGATAACAAAGTGTGACAAGCGACAGAGAACACAGCGGAACACGCGACAGAAAACACAGCGGAACACGCGACAGAAAACACAACGGAATATGCGACAGAATTCATAA